One genomic segment of Flexistipes sp. includes these proteins:
- a CDS encoding pyridoxal-phosphate-dependent aminotransferase family protein, whose amino-acid sequence MLKKYLLSPGPTPVPEEVMLEMAKPMIHHRTPQFSRIFSNVRERLKPLFGTKEDVLILAGSGTAAMEASIVNTMSPGDKILVVNAGKFGKRWIDIAQSYEVLVESIELAWGRSVSAAQIEEKLISHPEIKGVFVQASETSTTVYHPIKEIAEIVKLRENTIFVVDGITSVGVYETKMDEWGIDILVTGSQKAFMLPPGLAFIALSEKAWKFVETSKNPRFYLDLKKERKAQNNDTTAYTPAVSLIIGLNKVLELMEKEGLKSIYNRHRVCADATREAAKALGFRLLAQDIPSNAATGIIMPEDFDGQKFVKAMRDDSGITFAGGQDHMKGKIVRISHLGYHDFMDTIIAVSAFEMGIKKAGLDIELGAGVAAAEKIIIDHI is encoded by the coding sequence ATGCTCAAAAAATACCTGCTCTCGCCGGGGCCTACACCTGTTCCTGAAGAGGTAATGCTGGAAATGGCTAAACCGATGATTCATCACCGGACGCCTCAGTTTTCAAGAATTTTCAGCAATGTGAGAGAAAGATTGAAACCGTTATTCGGGACAAAGGAAGATGTTCTTATTCTGGCAGGTAGCGGTACTGCGGCCATGGAGGCATCCATTGTAAATACCATGAGTCCCGGGGATAAGATACTTGTGGTAAATGCGGGAAAATTCGGTAAAAGATGGATTGATATTGCCCAAAGCTACGAAGTCTTGGTTGAAAGTATAGAGCTTGCCTGGGGCAGGTCTGTATCAGCAGCCCAGATAGAGGAAAAACTCATTTCGCATCCGGAGATTAAAGGGGTGTTTGTCCAGGCTAGCGAAACTTCAACAACTGTATATCATCCCATTAAAGAAATAGCAGAGATTGTAAAGCTTAGGGAAAACACAATTTTCGTTGTAGACGGGATAACCTCTGTCGGGGTATATGAAACCAAGATGGACGAATGGGGTATAGATATACTGGTAACCGGTTCACAGAAAGCGTTTATGCTTCCTCCGGGACTGGCTTTCATTGCTCTTTCCGAAAAAGCATGGAAATTTGTGGAGACCTCAAAGAATCCCAGATTCTACCTTGACCTGAAAAAAGAGAGAAAGGCACAAAACAATGACACAACTGCATATACACCGGCTGTAAGCCTGATAATAGGCCTGAATAAGGTTCTGGAACTCATGGAAAAAGAAGGTCTGAAAAGCATCTACAACAGACACCGGGTTTGCGCTGATGCAACCAGAGAAGCAGCGAAAGCTCTCGGATTCAGGCTTTTGGCTCAGGATATCCCTTCCAACGCAGCCACCGGAATTATTATGCCGGAAGATTTTGACGGTCAGAAATTTGTCAAAGCAATGAGAGATGACAGCGGCATTACTTTTGCCGGCGGTCAGGATCACATGAAGGGAAAAATTGTCAGAATCTCTCATCTTGGGTACCACGATTTCATGGATACGATAATAGCTGTAAGCGCCTTTGAAATGGGAATAAAAAAAGCCGGACTGGATATAGAGCTGGGTGCCGGTGTTGCGGCAGCTGAAAAAATTATCATTGATCACATATAG
- a CDS encoding ATP phosphoribosyltransferase regulatory subunit, with amino-acid sequence MNTSKSHIPERAKKTNKLIAEIHSTLNSYGYSEIFLPLYEYYEILKHTTWDFRDENIIRFIDRNSGKSMVLRPDFTPQVCRVVSTYMKDYPLPLRLQYKGRVFRNVNMNRGLKSEKYQVGFENFGSSELYGDLELLNIADSTMTNLKIEDYQIVIGDQKFLKLLLEKFDDSEYYLKLLTEKNMDEIKKFLNNKDIPEEISRLLKYLPFAFGKPEILDKIHELSTFNNLLTERVNYLKELFSGFAELGIDTSKLIVDMGETRGLGYYTGINLDIINDKSGSILGGGGRYDSLMSKFGQNMTACGLAYNIEEIMPLYKHDYESEPYDYLLVGKHNFVKAEQLRKEGYKVFWVEEGSNIEAIKERYKFKNITM; translated from the coding sequence ATGAATACTTCAAAAAGCCATATCCCTGAAAGGGCTAAAAAAACCAATAAACTTATTGCGGAGATTCACAGCACGTTGAACAGCTACGGTTATTCTGAAATTTTTCTCCCGCTGTATGAGTATTACGAAATACTGAAACACACCACCTGGGATTTCAGAGACGAAAATATTATAAGATTTATAGACAGAAACTCCGGTAAATCAATGGTCTTAAGACCAGATTTTACTCCTCAGGTATGCAGGGTTGTTTCAACGTACATGAAAGACTACCCTCTTCCGCTGAGGCTTCAGTATAAAGGAAGAGTTTTCAGAAATGTCAATATGAACAGAGGCTTAAAATCTGAAAAGTATCAGGTGGGCTTTGAAAATTTCGGCAGCAGTGAACTTTACGGAGACCTGGAGCTGCTTAATATAGCCGACAGCACAATGACCAATTTAAAAATCGAGGATTATCAGATTGTTATTGGAGACCAGAAATTCTTAAAGCTGCTGCTGGAAAAATTCGATGACAGCGAATATTACCTGAAACTTCTGACGGAAAAAAACATGGATGAAATAAAAAAATTCCTGAACAATAAAGATATTCCGGAGGAAATTTCACGTCTGCTCAAATACCTCCCCTTTGCATTCGGAAAACCGGAAATACTGGATAAAATACACGAATTGAGCACTTTCAATAACCTGCTGACCGAACGAGTCAACTACCTGAAAGAGCTTTTCTCGGGATTTGCCGAACTGGGTATTGACACATCAAAGCTCATAGTTGATATGGGAGAAACCAGAGGTCTGGGGTATTATACAGGGATAAATCTGGACATTATCAATGATAAAAGCGGCTCAATTCTGGGCGGTGGAGGAAGATACGATTCCCTTATGAGTAAATTCGGACAGAATATGACAGCCTGCGGTCTGGCATATAACATTGAAGAGATTATGCCGCTGTATAAACATGATTATGAAAGTGAACCATACGACTACCTGTTGGTGGGCAAACATAATTTTGTAAAAGCGGAGCAGCTCAGAAAAGAAGGTTACAAAGTGTTCTGGGTTGAGGAAGGAAGCAATATCGAAGCAATAAAAGAGCGCTACAAGTTTAAAAACATTACAATGTGA
- a CDS encoding SHOCT domain-containing protein translates to MYSDFCANFFGMMPFGGGFINLIIWVVIIGAVIFLLFNIFRSDRSTEDSDVKTGQRPLEILKRRYASGELSKEEYERMKNELR, encoded by the coding sequence ATGTATAGTGATTTTTGTGCAAATTTTTTTGGGATGATGCCTTTCGGAGGCGGATTTATCAATCTCATTATCTGGGTGGTAATAATCGGGGCGGTTATTTTTCTGCTTTTTAATATCTTCAGATCGGATCGCTCAACGGAAGACTCTGATGTGAAAACAGGCCAGAGACCTTTAGAAATTTTGAAACGAAGATATGCTTCGGGAGAGTTGAGTAAAGAAGAGTATGAACGGATGAAAAATGAACTCCGCTGA